One stretch of Acropora muricata isolate sample 2 chromosome 12, ASM3666990v1, whole genome shotgun sequence DNA includes these proteins:
- the LOC136893845 gene encoding uncharacterized protein, giving the protein MKFLQEEAEIRRLQIKKELALASAEEETIKKILHGGNEITQVENRVVEEPVSKTVKCGPIKSESKTIVEHPLIKKEPPRLYHKEALAVPRATNEPDTRFPTESAYYEDQTNEIQETALRDLVTLQAKQAELSALIVDQQRMSCLPAQEPPVFNGNYFDYPVFISAFDAIISRRVTSDKDKLYFLSKYTTGKAHEVVKNFLTLNSEDGYAQARTLLAERFGNPFRVAESYKAKLRNWPQINDGDSYGLQEFSDFLARCEGAMKSIKYMDDLNSTKTLQEVGAKLPSYIGAKWCRRARDIHTREESAVLFLDLVNFVKEEAELATDPIFSPESLKKERLKSSERTRGKQAKQRTAGAISFVSSSSARRSSPVSRRDPSKGGQKSERTSSPCPICRESHCPEKCPKLKERSIADRTEIIRRHSLCFGCLGKGHQSRNCRSRLTCEECGKQHPTILHDPAKQRSESSSGNRPESSPAYSHQVSTLPENADQSPNASVCSSVDGTRGVTNSMIVPVILRHEGNPGIEVKVYALLDDASDTTFIKSSVKETLGVQGVDTALILSTMLGREEIQVSRVDGLVVERLDRKVQVQLPRAYTRDLIPSRRDQIPRPEVAEAWPHLRKIKDKITPYRSDMEIGLLIGCNCPKAIKPKEVIRGNGSDPYGLRTILGWGIIGPVGQPQGVSSPDRESNVSFCNRIVTHEVGSSKINHFSFVVDPQTREKICPAMVNRFFQQDFSEQSSNHCGLSSEDRRFLAIAEKGIRHLENGHYELPLPLKNSSVKLPNNRELALRRLSHLKKRFMTNEQYRKDYVEFMENVITRGYAERVPQHANGEQNTSLPNSHFSTQQVWYIPHHGVYHPKKPGKIRVVFDCAAQFRGDSLNKNLLQGPDLTNTLTGVLCRFRQEPVGFTCDIESMFYQVHVREEHRDFLRFLWWEDGNTAKDPVEYRMTVHLFGATSSPGCANFALKRTAEDHESELGADAANFLRREFYVDDGLKSCPTVEEANRLIASVKEMCLRGGFNLQKFISNKKEVMKNIPESDRAEGVKNIDLDLDKLPMERALGVFWCIQSDSFQFRLELKDRPCTRRGILSTIGSIFDPLGFIAPLLLEGKGILQDLCRCGVDWDDPIPDVVKSRWERWRSELHVLQSFSVPRCFRPEDFGEVVKKELHHFSDASTKGYGQCSYLRLTDDSNNVHCSFVMGKSRVTPLKPVTIPRLELQAAVTSVKVSQQLHRELDLSDAQDVFWSDSKVVLGYIANESRRFHVFIANRVQVIQDATSIEQWKYVDTKLNPADHASRGLGAVDFLNSSWTNGPDFLWKDESQWSSSNQKDVQETNQLSDHDPEVKRATALVSSAVQMKVSLEDRLRSFSDWYRAKRAIALCFLFVNKARRREKMKEQSKEKVELMVDDLQRAEKAILKSVQESHFSKEINSLQLLPSNCCVECRESTKRRDCLKAGPLYKLDPFVDEEGILRAGGRLRRAALPDTVKFPIILPRGSHVTTLIIRHIHENTEHQGRGITLNEVRANGYWILGGSGAVSSYISRCVVCRKLRAAPQRQKMADLPEDRVEPAPPFTHCAVDYFGPWNIKVGRKELKRYGVLFTCLASRAVHLETASTLETDSFINAFRRFVCRRGPVRQLRCDRGTNFVGASRELKEALAELDYDRVRSSLLKENCDLVDFKMNVPSASHMGGVWERQIRSVRSVLNPLLRDNALQLDDEALRTLMSEVEAIINSRPLSVDSLNDPNMASPLTPNHLLTMKTKVVLPPPGSFQSADLYCRKRWRRVQHLANEFWSRWRKEFLLSLQQRQKWLEPHRNLCVGDIVIIRDEHLPRNRWQLARVSSVNPSTDGRVRTVQLALAETTRDSKGRRVSEERFLERPIHKLVLLMSREEQDGR; this is encoded by the coding sequence ATGAAATTCTTACAAGAAGAGGCCGAAATTAGACGTCTGCAGATAAAAAAGGAGCTTGCGTTAGCGAGTGCCGAAGAAGAAACAATTAAGAAGATTTTGCATGGTGGCAACGAAATCACGCAAGTTGAAAATCGTGTGGTAGAGGAACCAGTGTCTAAAACAGTGAAATGTGGTCCTATAAAGAGCGAGAGCAAAACCATTGTCGAACATCCTTTAATCAAGAAGGAACCACCAAGACTTTATCACAAGGAAGCTCTTGCTGTGCCACGAGCTACGAATGAACCTGACACGCGTTTTCCGACCGAGTCCGCGTATTACGAGGATCAGACAAACGAAATTCAAGAGACAGCATTAAGAGATCTTGTAACTCTTCAAGCAAAACAAGCTGAGCTCAGTGCGCTTATTGTGGATCAACAAAGAATGAGCTGTCTTCCCGCTCAAGAACCGCCAGTCTTTAATGGAAATTACTTTGACTATCCAGTGTTCATCTCGGCCTTTGATGCAATCATCTCCCGCAGAGTAACCTCGGATAAGGATAAGTTGTATTTTCTAAGTAAATACACGACAGGAAAGGCTCATGAAGTTGTTAAGAATTTTTTGACGCTGAATTCTGAAGACGGTTACGCACAAGCCCGGACACTCTTGGCCGAAAGATTTGGAAACCCCTTCCGTGTCGCTGAGTCCTATAAAGCAAAGCTGCGAAACTGGCCTCAAATAAATGATGGGGACAGCTATGGCCTACAGGAATTCTCCGACTTCCTCGCAAGGTGTGAAGGGGCCATGAAGTCCATAAAATATATGGATGATCTAAATTCCACTAAGACATTGCAAGAAGTTGGCGCTAAACTGCCTTCCTATATCGGTGCGAAGTGGTGTCGTCGAGCACGTGATATTCACACAAGGGAGGAGAGTGCCGTGTTGTTCCTCGACTTAGTCAACTTTGTTAAAGAAGAAGCTGAGCTTGCGACGGACCCCATTTTTTCCCCTGAATCCCTAAAGAAGGAGAGGTTGAAGTCTTCGGAACGAACTCGAggcaagcaagcaaagcaaagGACAGCCGGTGCCAttagttttgtttccagttCCTCAGCGAGGAGATCTAGCCCGGTAAGCCGCAGAGACCCTTCCAAAGGGGGTCAGAAGAGTGAGCGTACCTCAAGTCCTTGCCCAATATGTAGAGAAAGCCATTGCCCAGAAAAGTGCCCTAAGTTAAAGGAAAGGAGTATTGCAGACCGCACAGAGATCATTAGGCGCCATAGCCTTTGTTTTGGGTGCCTAGGAAAGGGGCATCAGTCACGAAATTGTCGTAGCAGGTTGACCTGCGAAGAATGTGGCAAGCAGCACCCAACCATCCTGCACGATCCGGCCAAACAACGAAGTGAAAGCAGCAGTGGTAATAGGCCTGAAAGCAGTCCAGCATACAGCCATCAAGTTAGTACCTTGCCGGAAAACGCAGATCAAAGCCCAAATGCTAGTGTTTGCAGCTCCGTAGACGGAACTAGAGGTGTCACCAATTCTATGATTGTCCCAGTTATTCTTCGCCACGAAGGCAACCCAGGGATTGAAGTCAAGGTTTATGCGTTACTAGATGATGCTAGCGACACTACCTTTATAAAGAGCAGCGTTAAAGAAACGCTTGGAGTTCAAGGAGTTGATACTGCGCTTATCTTAAGTACCATGCTCGGCAGAGAAGAAATTCAGGTCTCTCGAGTTGACGGCTTAGTTGTTGAGCGTCTCGACAGAAAGGTTCAAGTCCAGTTGCCGAGAGCCTACACCAGGGACCTTATTCCATCGAGACGAGACCAGATACCTAGACCAGAGGTAGCTGAAGCGTGGCCGCATCTCAGAAAAATTAAGGACAAAATTACACCCTACCGAAGTGACATGGAAATCGGTTTGTTAATCGGCTGTAATTGCCCCAAAGCGATCAAGCCCAAAGAAGTCATTCGTGGTAATGGAAGCGATCCTTATGGTCTACGCACTATTCTTGGATGGGGGATAATAGGTCCCGTCGGTCAACCTCAAGGAGTGAGTAGTCCAGATCGTGAGAGCAACGTATCCTTTTGCAACCGCATCGTAACCCATGAAGTCGGCTCTAGCAAGATCAACCATTTCAGCTTCGTCGTTGATCCTCAGACAAGAGAGAAGATTTGCCCAGCGATGGTGAATAGGTTTTTCCAACAAGACTTCTCAGAACAAAGCTCCAACCATTGTGGGTTGTCCAGTGAAGACCGAAGATTCCTGGCTATCGCTGAAAAGGGTATCCGCCACCTGGAAAATGGGCATTACGAACTACCTCTCCCATTAAAGAACTCTTCCGTCAAGTTGCCTAACAACCGTGAGCTAGCTTTGCGAAGATTAAGTCACTTAAAGAAAAGATTCATGACCAATGAACAATACCGTAAAGACTACGTGGAATTCATGGAAAATGTCATCACGCGCGGTTATGCTGAAAGGGTACCACAACACGCCAATGGAGAACAAAACACAAGCCTCCCTAATTCACATTTCAGCACTCAACAAGTATGGTATATACCCCACCATGGCGTCTACCACCCGAAGAAACCTGGTAAGATTCGGGTCGTTTTTGACTGTGCTGCCCAATTCAGAGGTGACTCTCTTAACAAAAACCTGCTGCAGGGACCGGATTTGACGAACACCCTAACAGGAGTGCTTTGCCGCTTTCGCCAAGAACCTGTGGGATTTACTTGCGACATAGAATCTATGTTTTATCAAGTGCACGTGAGAGAGGAACATAGGGACTTTCTTCGTTTCCTGTGGTGGGAGGATGGTAACACTGCTAAGGATCCTGTGGAGTACAGAATGACGGTACACCTGTTTGGGGCGACTTCCTCACCTGGTTGTGCGAACTTCGCACTTAAACGCACCGCTGAAGACCACGAGTCAGAGTTAGGAGCCGATGCGGCTAACTTTCTGCGACGAGAATTTTACGTTGACGATGGACTCAAGTCCTGTCCTACCGTAGAAGAAGCCAATCGTTTGATTGCGTCAGTCAAGGAGATGTGTCTTAGAGGGGGTTTTAACCTTCAAAAGTTTATTTCAAACAAGAAAGAAGTTATGAAGAATATCCCAGAATCTGACAGAGCGGAAGGAGTCAAGAATATCGACCTTGACCTCGACAAGTTGCCCATGGAAAGAGCTCTGGGTGTCTTCTGGTGTATCCAATCAGATTCCTTCCAGTTCCGCCTGGAGTTGAAGGATCGGCCCTGTACTCGACGAGGAATTCTTTCTACGATTGGCTCAATCTTTGATCCCCTAGGCTTTATTGCACCATTGTTGCTAGAAGGGAAAGGCATCCTCCAAGATTTATGTCGCTGTGGGGTTGACTGGGATGATCCGATCCCTGATGTTGTCAAGTCAAGGTGGGAAAGGTGGAGATCGGAACTGCATGTCCTTCAGAGTTTTTCAGTGCCTAGATGTTTTCGTCCCGAAGACTTCGGTGAAGTTGTGAAGAAGGAGTTACATCACTTCTCTGATGCAAGCACAAAGGGCTATGGCCAATGCAGTTACCTGAGGCTTACCGACGATTCAAACAACGTTCACTGTTCGTTCGTCATGGGCAAGTCCAGAGTGACGCCGCTCAAGCCTGTAACAATTCCAAGGTTAGAGCTGCAAGCCGCTGTCACGTCAGTGAAAGTAAGTCAGCAGTTACATCGGGAGCTTGATCTTAGCGATGCTCAGGATGTGTTTTGGAGTGATAGTAAAGTAGTGCTGGGATACATTGCCAATGAAAGTAGAAGGTTCCATGTCTTCATAGCTAACCGTGTGCAAGTTATTCAGGATGCAACGTCAATCGAGCAGTGGAAGTACGTAGATACCAAGCTGAACCCAGCAGACCACGCCTCACGTGGATTAGGAGCAGTCGATTTCCTCAACTCCTCTTGGACAAACGGACCTGATTTCCTATGGAAGGACGAAAGCCAGTGGTCGTCAAGCAACCAAAAGGACGTCCAAGAGACCAACCAATTGTCCGATCATGATCCAGAAGTAAAAAGAGCTACAGCACTAGTTTCGTCGGCGGTCCAAATGAAGGTGTCCCTGGAAGATCGATTGAGGTCGTTTTCAGATTGGTATCGAGCTAAGAGGGCgatcgcactttgtttcctgtTCGTGAACAAGGCTCGAAGAAGAGAAAAGATGAAAGAACAGAGCAAGGAGAAAGTGGAACTTATGGTTGATGATCTTCAAAGAGCAGAGAAAGCGATTCTTAAATCAGTCCAAGAATCTcatttttcaaaggaaattAACTCTCTCCAATTGCTTCCAAGTAATTGTTGTGTTGAGTGCAGAGAGTCTACTAAGAGAAGAGATTGCTTAAAGGCTGGCCCATTGTACAAGCTTGACCCCTTTGTTGATGAAGAAGGAATTCTGAGAGCCGGAGGTCGATTACGAAGAGCTGCCCTTCCAGATACCGTGAAGTTTCCTATCATCTTGCCGCGAGGAAGTCACGTGACCACCCTGATAATTAGGCACATCCATGAAAACACCGAACATCAAGGTCGGGGTATAACCTTAAACGAAGTGAGAGCGAATGGGTATTGGATTCTCGGAGGATCAGGTGCAGTCAGCAGCTACATTTCAAGGTGTGTCGTTTGTCGCAAGCTTCGAGCCGCACCGCAAAGGCAGAAGATGGCAGATTTGCCAGAAGATCGAGTCGAACCTGCCCCTCCATTTACACACTGCGCAGTGGATTACTTCGGCCCGTGGAACATCAAAGTAGGTCGAAAGGAGTTGAAAAGGTATGGGGTGCTTTTCACCTGCCTGGCTTCAAGGGCAGTACATTTGGAAACAGCGTCTACCTTAGAGACAGACTCCTTCATCAACGCCTTTCGTCGTTTCGTTTGCCGTAGGGGACCAGTTCGTCAGTTACGGTGCGATCGTGGTACGAACTTTGTTGGTGCTAGTCGTGAGTTGAAGGAAGCTTTGGCGGAGCTTGATTATGACCGTGTACGATCATCATTACTGAAAGAGAACTGCGACCTTGTTGATTTTAAAATGAACGTTCCCTCAGCCAGCCACATGGGTGGAGTATGGGAGCGCCAAATAAGATCGGTCCGAAGTGTCCTGAATCCGCTCTTGCGAGATAATGCCTTGCAGCTGGATGACGAAGCCCTCAGAACTCTAATGAGTGAAGTGGAGGCCATCATTAACAGCCGACCCCTTTCTGTGGACAGCCTAAATGATCCCAATATGGCCAGCCCTTTGACGCCCAACCACCTTTTGACAATGAAGACGAAAGTTGTACTGCCGCCACCAGGTAGTTTCCAATCTGCAGATCTGTACTGCAGAAAGCGTTGGAGGAGAGTCCAACACTTAGCAAATGAGTTTTGGAGTCGGTGGAGAAAAGAGTTCTTACTCAGCCTGCAGCAGCGCCAGAAGTGGCTTGAGCCCCATAGAAACCTCTGCGTTGGGGACATCGTGATCATCAGAGACGAGCATCTACCGCGCAACAGATGGCAGTTAGCACGAGTCTCATCCGTCAATCCTAGCACCGATGGACGAGTGCGCACAGTCCAGCTTGCCTTGGCAGAAACTACACGTGATAGCAAGGGTAGGAGAGTAAGTGAGGAACGGTTCTTAGAGCGTCCAATTCACAAGTTAGTGCTGTTGATGTCCAGGGAAGAGCAAGACGGACGTTGA